GGGCCAGGACGAAGCCGAGTCCGAGCACACTGACAGCAATGATGAGGCTAACTAAGAACCACTGCTTCATTTTCTGTGTGCTTTCAAGGCCAGCTAGGGGCATAGTTCATCCTTCCGCGAAGATTCCTCTAAGGGATACTAATATTAAGAATCATGATTACATCTGGTGCTGTCGCTACGGGAATCGCCAACATCGCAATGGACGGTACAGTTCTCGATACTTGGTTTCCCGCACCTCAGTTAAGCGATGAGGTCGTAGAGTCGAGCACTCACCGGCTCGGCGCCGCTGATTTGACCCCACAGCTGCTTCGTCAGGTGATTTTGGACGAGGATCGCCGCGTGGAGCAGGTGGCAGTGCGCACGTCCATTGAGGATTTGTCCAAGCCGGCTGTCGACCCGCACGATGCCTACCTGCGCCTGCATTTGCTCTCCCACCGCCTGGTCAAGCCGCACCAGCTAAACACCAAGGGGCTCTACGAGCTGCTCCACGTCGTGGCGTGGACCAACAAGGGGCCATGCCTGCCGGACAACTTCGAGCAACTGCGTACCCACTTGCGCGTCCGCGGCCTGATTCACGTCTACGCCATCGACCGTATGCCGCGCATGGTCGACTATGTGCTGCCCGCAGGTGTCCGCATTGCAGAGGCCGAGCGCGTGCGGTTGGGCGCTTATCTGGCACCGGGTACGTCAGTACTGCGCGAGGGATTTGTCTCGCTGAACTCGGGCACTCTGGGCCCATGCAAGATTGAGGGACGTCTATCCTCCGGTGTTGTCATTGGCGCGCACACGAAGGTGGGGCTGTCGGCCTCCATCATTGCCGCTCACGACGATTCCGGTCAGCGTAAGCCGCTCACGGTTGGCGAGCGCTGCCACATCGATATCGCGGCCGGCACCGTCGGCGTCAGCCTCGGTAATGACTGCATTATTGACCGAAGCATCCTCATTGCCCCCGATACGCCCATCGATGTCCCCGCAGAGAACCGCCGTATTCAGGCATGGGAAATCTCCGGCCGCAACAATATGCACTTCTACCATCACCCGGACCACTCGGCGGTGTGCGTCCGCCGCACGGAACGCCCGGGCAATGACGAAGGTGCCGCTACTTTCACTCAGCTTGCCGACGTGCCGGATGAGCTGGCCGGATAACCTACTTTAGGTGTCTTGAAGGCACATTAATGGACCCCGAAACGGTGAATGGGGGTAAACCCGTAATACGGTTATTGCCCCTGTTATCAGCGAGGTAATGTTTGCGACATGACCGAATCGCAAATTACCTCCACCTCCGGCGAGACAACTCAGCTGGGCAAGGGGCTGCAGGTTCGACACCTGACCATGATGGGTCTTGGCTCCGCAATCGGTGCCGGTCTTTTCCTTGGTACGGGCGTCGGCATTAAGGCAGCTGGCCCGGGTGTTCTCATTTCCTACGTCATCGCTGGCTTCATTGTCGTCCTCGTCATGCAGATGCTCGGCGAGATGGCCGCTGCCCGCCCGACACCGGGTAGCTTCTCCACCTATGCTGAGATGGCCTTTGGTTCTTCGGCTGGCTTTGTCCTCGGTTGGCTCTACTGGTTCATGCTCATCATGGTGCTCGGTGCTGAAATCACCGGCGCCGGTGCCATCATGGGTGCGTGGTTCGGTATTCCGGGCTGGATTCCAGGCCTGATTTGTGTTGTCTTCTTCGCTGTAGTGAATTTGGCGAATGTGCGCGGTTTCGGCGAGTTTGAGTTCTGGTTCGCGTTCATCAAGGTCGCGGTGATTATCGCGTTCTTGGTTATTGGCGTCCTTCTTTTCTTCGGTCTGCTGCCAGGTACCAGCTTCGTCGGTACGACGCATATTGCCGAATCCGGATTCCTCCCGAATGGCGTTTCCGGCATTGCCGCTGGTCTGTTGGCTGTGGCCTTCGCCTTCGGCGGTATCGAGATTGTCACGATTGCCGCTGCTGAGGCCGAGGATCCGCAGCGCTCCATCGCTGCTGCTGTCCGCTCGGTAATCTTCCGCATCTCTGTGTTCTACCTGGGCTGCGTGACCGTCATCATCCTGCTGTTGCCGTACTCCCAGATCGACGGCGCTGACTCCGCAGCTGAGTCGCCGTTCACCCAGGTTCTAAAGCAGGCGAACATTCCAGGTGCGGTTGGCTTCATGGAGGCCATTATCGTTCTGGCGCTGCTGTCCGCATTCAACGCTCAGATTTACGCCACCTCTCGCCTGGTCTACTCGATGTCCACCCGCGGTGAGGCACCGCGCTTCTTCGCCCACACCAATGAGCACGCAGTTCCGAACCGTGCGGTCATCATGTCGATGGTCTTCGCCTTCGTCTCTGTTGGCCTGCAGGTTGTCTTCGACGGCTCGAGTGTCCTGGTCTTCCTGCTGAACGCTGTCGGCGGCTGCTTGCTGGTGATCTGGCTGGTCATTGCCCTGTCCGAGATTAAGCTGCGCCCGCAGATGGAGGCCAACAACGAGCTTTCCGTTCGCATGTGGGCCTACCCGGCACTGTCCTGGGTAGCGGTCATCCTGATCCTGGGCCTCGCTGTTGGCATGCTCACCGATTCTGGTGCTCGCCAGCAGGTTATCGCCGTAGTGTGTGTTACTGCGTTCCTTGCGGTGCTCGCTGCACTGACTAAGAAGAGCCGCACCGCGGCTCGCGAGGCCTTCGAGCCCAGCGATAGCAACTAGCCCATGACAACTAATCGCAGGGCCTAACCGCCCTGCTACCCCTATCCGAACACTTCCTTACTACACATTTGCGGAACACTTTTCATAGATAGGGATATGCCGGTAGCCTGTTTTCCATGAAATTTGGAGCACAAGCTACCGGCATTGCCACTTTTAACAACGATACTGTTCTCGACGTCTGGTTCCCCGCCCCCAAGCTCATCGAAGAGGGCACGGCAACCTCCACCACGACCGGAACCATTGACACCGACGCGCTCCCCGAAGATTTCACCTACCTCGCAGACCTGGCCGTAGCCGATGCGGACCGCGGTACCACACGCCGTCTGGTCACAGCTACCATCGCTTCACTCGATGACGCACCAGTCGACACCATCGATGCCTACCTGCGCCTCCATCTGCTCTCCCACCGCCTGGTTGTGCCCAACAGCATCAACCTGGACGGTATCTTCGGCAAGCTCAACAATGTGGCGTGGACCAATTTTGGCCCCTGTGCTGTCGAAGGCTTCGAGGTAACCCGAGCCAAGCTGTCACGCCGCGGGCCTGTCACCGTCTACTCCATCGATAAATTCCCCCGCATGGTCGACTACGTCACTCCCACCGGAGTCCGCATCGGTGACGCTGACCGCGTGCGCCTTGGAGCCCACCTCGCTGAGGGCACCACAGTTATGCACGAGGGCTTCGTCAACTTCAACGCAGGCACGCTTGGACACTCCATGGTGGAAGGCCGTATCTCCCAGGGCGTCATCGTCGACGACGGCTCCGATATCGGCGGTGGAGCGTCCATCATGGGCACACTATCCGGCGGAGGTAAGGAAGTTGTGTCCGTCGGCAAGCGATGCCTACTCGGTGCGAACGCTGGACTCGGCATCTCGCTCGGCGATGACTGCGTACTGGAAGCCGGGCTCTACATCACCGCCGGCACCAAGTGTCACGTTGCCCTGGACGGCGTGAAGAAGACGCTCAAGGCCCGCGAGCTTTCGGGCGGATCGAATATGCTCTTCCGCCGCAATTCACTCTCTGGTGCAGTCGAGGTTGTGCCGTGGGCTGCCGAAAAGGTGAAGCTCAGCGCCGAGCTGCACGCTAACTAACGGTGGTCGGCACGTCTGCCGGGGCCGAAATATTCCGCGCGCTCCGGTAGGCACATCGCTCACCAGTGACGGGGTCGATGAACGCCAATGCGGTCGCCGTCAGGCGCAACTGCGGCGTGTACCTTGGCGCGCTGCCCGCGCTTGCCGACGGCTCCTGCGTCCTAACCTCTCGGCCATACGTGTCCTCACCGAGAATGGGATAGCCTAGCCAGTCCATCGTCGCCCGCAGCTGATGTGTGCGGCCCGTATGGGGCTGTAGCCGCCAGTGCCCTACCTGCATGCGGCTGCCGCAATGCCCGCAACCACAGCCGACTGCATGCAGCGGAATGCTGGCGCTGGTCGCACCACCGCCACGGCTGCTCGCCAGCACATCGCCGATATCCGCCGCTACCGGACCTAGGAAGGTCACTGTTGTGTGTGCGAGCTTGAGCTTGGGATTCTTCGCAGCGGCGCGTGCGGGATCATTGGTCTCCACAACTTTTACTCCGTGCTCTGCCGGGTTGGGGTCGAGCAGGAGTGTGACTTCCCTGCTTTCTCCCGCATGCCAATCATCGGGCATCACGGTGAGGCATTCGTATTCTTTGGTGATTTCCTGGTTTTGGAAAAGCTGCTGGTAGCGCGCACGGGTAGCCGGATTCCGAGAGAGCAACAGGAGCCCGCTGGTCAGCAGGTCCAGGCGGTGAACGGCCACAATCTCCGATTCCCCGAGACTACGTCGCAGGCGCTCCTGCACGGTATTGGCCACGATGCGGCCATTGGGGGTCGCTGGCAGAAAAGGTGGCTTGTCTACGACCAAAAACTCATCAGTGTCGGCCACAATTGCCGGCTCAAAGGGGATGTACTCCTCGCGCTCGTGAGCGGCGGCATCGACTTGCGCTGCCTGACGGTTCTTCTCAAGTCCCCACCAGGCATCGCGATTGCCTGCGGCACGTCCCACGGCACACTCCCCTTTTTATGATTTGGTCTATGCCGATGTCGGCACCGTTTGCAGCATTCGGCCTACTCGGGCCAGCACATCTGGCCGAGCTAGCCGCGAATGCGCGCCGCGGCCACTTCGATATCGTCGAGCGTCGCTGTGAGCCCCACCCGCACGTGCTGTGCACCCTTGGGGCCGTAGAAGCTACCCGGCGCGACCAGGATGCCGCGTTCGGCCAGCCAATCAACCGTCTGCCAGCAGTCTTCCCCGCGAGTAACCCACAGATAGAGCCCGCCCTCGGAGTCATCGACACGAAAACCTGCGGCTACCAGTGCATCCCGCAGAATCTCACGGCGGTCACTGTAACGCTGCTTTTGTTCGGCCTCGTGGGAGTCGTCGTTAAGCGCGGCGATCGTGGCGTGCTGGATGGGTCCCGGCATCATCAGTCCCATGTGACGGCGCACGGAAACCAGCTCGGCAATAAGGTCCGCATCGCCGGCGAACCAGCCGGTGCGGTACGACGCCATGTTCGACGTCTTGGACAGTGAGTGGATAGCCAGCAGGTTGGTGAAATCACCGTCGCACACTCGCGGGTCGAGAATACTGACTGGCTGTTCAGTCCAACCGAGCCCCAGATAGCACTCGTCAGAGGCGACGATGACGTCCCGAGCACGAGCCCACTCAACCACCTTGCGCAGGTGTTCAACACCGAGGACCTTGCCGTTGGGGTTGCCCGGGGAATTGATGAACATCAGTGTCGGCGAGGCGGGGCCGATTTGCGTCAGCGAGTCCGCACGCAGCAGCTCAGCGCCTGCGATGCGAACGCCAACCTCGTAGGTGGGATATGCCAGCTCGGGGATGACGACGGTATGCCCCACGCCCACACCGAGGAGGAAAGGAAGCCAGCCAATCGCTTCCTTGGTACCGATGACCGGAAGCACATTGCCGCCGTTGACCGCTGACTCCAGTCCCGTCACGCCGTAACGCCGCGCCATCGCTGCAACAATCGCCGCGCGTAACTCAGGCGTGCCGACGGTCTGAGGATAACCCGGTGCGGCAGCGCCTTCGGAAAGGCCCTGCCGGATTATCGACGCGACTTCATCGACCGGTGTGCCGACCGAGAGATTCACCATGCCCTCTTCATGCGCAGCCACAGTGGCTTTCGCCCGCGTGAGAGAATCCCACGGAAACTGAGGCAAAAGAGAACCGGGAGTTACGCGCTTGCGGGCAGCTGACATGGGCGGTGATGAAATCCTTCCCGGGAAAGAAATAGGTTTAGTCCTCTGTGGCTTTAGTCTTCTGCCTGTGGCGGCAGAGCTGCCACGAATGGCACATCGAAGTCCTGGGGGCCGAGCTTGGCGGCACCGCCTGGGGAACCCAGCTCATCGAACCAGTCGACATTGGCATCGATGAATTCAACCCACTCATCCGGAACATCGTCCTCATAGAAGATGGCCTCGACTGGGCAGACCGGTTCACAAGCGCCACAGTCCACGCACTCATCAGGATGAATGTAGAGCATGCGCTTGCCCTCGTAAATGCAGTCAACCGGGCACTCCTCGACACAGGCACGGTCGAGGACGTCAACACATGGCTGGGCAATGATGTAAGTCATGGTTTTAGGTTTAAGAACCTTTCTCACAAGATATGGGATGAGGCTTTCGCTATCTGTCGATTATGCCGTTCCAACGAGAAACAGAGCAAAATAGACAGAGCGGTATATTCAGATTGGAGTCTACACCCAACGTGGGTGTTGTTATCAACTAGCTCCAGAAAGATGCGCATTCATGCAGGCCTGCCCTGCATCAGTTCCCCACCGTCTCCTGCAGCATCGACTGCAGGTTCCGCTGCATTTTCCGTTAGAGTGCCCGCAGATGGCGCAGTGGCCAGGCACCGCCCAGCACACCGCAAACAAGCAGCAGAACTGTTCGCAACCACTGCCCTATTGCCAAATCACCACCGAAGGGCAGCACTGCCCACAGCAAAATGCCTGCAAAGCCCAGCACCCAGATGACAGTCGGAATCGCAGCTTTAGAACGATCACGAGTCCACAGCAACGCTGTATTGGTGATAACCAGATTGGCAATATAGGCCAACGGAATAGTCCACGGCAACGGAATAGCAACCGAGCCGATGGTAATCCACGCTCCGAGGAAAACTACCTCAATCACCAGCGTTGCCAGCGCAGCCAGCGACAGCCAGACCAGCGCTACCGTGGCTTCCCCCTGATGGAAGTTCTCGCGTGGCTGCGAACGTTCCGGATCGCCCCAATAGCGCTCATCTCCAAACGTGCGCTTTTCAATACTCAAGCGCTCGTTTTTCAACTTTCCGCCAGCAGCGTTAATCAAGTCTTCGCTTTCGTGAGGTTGAAAGTCACTCATCGTCCGCACTCCCCTCCGCCGCCAGATCCACGCCCGGTACCGACTCGACGCTCGCTACCGGCTCCGACAGTAATCGGATATTCACCAGCTCCCCTAGCGCTTCCATGGACGCAGCGGTCGCCGTACCAAAACGGTATGCCTCAGTCGGCGTCACCGGTTGACACAGCAAATTGGAAAACGCCCAGACGGCTCGCGCACGACCAGAGCCATCGGTCTGCCCATAGACAGCATCCGGATTGACCTCGCTGACGGAACCATCGGCGAACCACACCTGCGTCGCATGCGCGCGCATGGCCTCAACCTTGGCAGCCACAGCGGCGTCATCCAGCTGAACCTCGAAATGGCCAGTCACGGTGGCGAAGTCGTCGATATCGCACGACTGCCAGCTCTCCGGTACCACGGTAATGGCATCCAGCCCCGCCGCCATTGCCTCACGATCGGTGACCGCCCACAGCGTCGGAAAGCGATTTCCGCACGCCGCGACAGTGATATCGTGCGCACGAATGTGGTCCGGATGCCCATAGCCACCATCAGCATCGTAGGTAATGACCAGGTCTGGCTGCAGCTCATCGAGGATGGTGCGAAGCTGGGCGACCGCCTCATCACCTGAGTTCACGAACGCACGGGGATGCTCATTGCCCTTGTCACCGGCCATACCGGAGTCACGCCAACGCCCGGCACCACCGAGGAACCGCGGCGCATTTTCTGGAGCATTGGCCCCAAGCGCACGCAGCGCCGAGCGCAACTCGGCGACGCGGAAACCGCCCAACTGGTCGGCTTCATCAGCAACTAGCCCCTGGTACGGCGCGCCGATGACCTCTCCCAGCTCGCCCATCGTGCAGGTCACTACGCTTACCGACGCTCCGGACCGCGCGGCAGCCGCAATCAAACCACCTGTCCAAATGGACTCGTCATCTGGATGTGCGTGAACAAAAAGTAACTTCACGGACTTTCTTACTTCCCCTTGTTCTCCTGGTCGACGTTATCGCGGCCATCTTGGTTCTGCCCCGAACCGTCCTGCTCTGTATCTTCGCGCGGATCATCTCCCGGCTGAGAATTCTCAGACGATTCTCGAGCCCCACTCTGTGTCGAGACACGGCGAACCTCGCCCAGAACACCGAGGCGGCCCAACACTGGGTCATCGGTCCACTGCGAAGAGTCCCTCCTCCCGGTAATTGTAATTTCCGGGCTGACCACCGTCAGCAAGCCGTCTTTCACCAAGGTCAGCTCGATACTGTGGCCAGCAATGATATCGGCGAGTTCAGCGGGCAACGCAGAACTGTCGGGAGCGAGCAGTTCATCAATCTGTGGGTCACAAAGACCGGAGAGATTCTCGCTCCGAGCAGCCGATTTCGGAGCAACTGGTACTCCATTTAGGTCAGCCGGCTCCGCTGAGGTAGAAGATTTGGACTGCTCAGATGGTGTTGTCCCGTCCGACGAGCCCTGCTCTTCAGCACTCTTTTCCCGATCTCTACTTGGCGCAGGCTTTGTCGAACTGTCGACACGCTCAGAATCAGACTCGGACTCAGACTCAGCAGCCGACTCTGCGCCCGCTTCGTCCAGGTCCTTCGGCGGCAGCGAGCTGACCGAGCCTTCCGTACACGTATAGCGTTCCCGGGCCGCCTGGACAGAATTGGGCTGCTCTGCCCATGCCACCACGGCATCGACAGTTCCGTAGGGCAACGAAGACCGCAGCATGTCCGCTGGAGAATACGAAACAACGGTGGCGGGGATACCAGCTGCAGTCAACTGGTCAGCGACCGCAAAAGCCGCAGCGCGTGCCGCTATACCGTCGCTAATGATGCCAATTCGTAGCGGATTGTCCTCAGTAAAACCAGCCTGTGGTGTCTCGGATCGCTCCTGGTCACCACCGTCACCAGAACCACCCGCAATTCGGCGGCCGGTGGCCACCTCTGAGACCTCTGCAACGTTGATGCTGCTCAGAATGGCCCGGCG
The nucleotide sequence above comes from Corynebacterium amycolatum. Encoded proteins:
- a CDS encoding succinyltransferase — protein: MITSGAVATGIANIAMDGTVLDTWFPAPQLSDEVVESSTHRLGAADLTPQLLRQVILDEDRRVEQVAVRTSIEDLSKPAVDPHDAYLRLHLLSHRLVKPHQLNTKGLYELLHVVAWTNKGPCLPDNFEQLRTHLRVRGLIHVYAIDRMPRMVDYVLPAGVRIAEAERVRLGAYLAPGTSVLREGFVSLNSGTLGPCKIEGRLSSGVVIGAHTKVGLSASIIAAHDDSGQRKPLTVGERCHIDIAAGTVGVSLGNDCIIDRSILIAPDTPIDVPAENRRIQAWEISGRNNMHFYHHPDHSAVCVRRTERPGNDEGAATFTQLADVPDELAG
- a CDS encoding amino acid permease produces the protein MTESQITSTSGETTQLGKGLQVRHLTMMGLGSAIGAGLFLGTGVGIKAAGPGVLISYVIAGFIVVLVMQMLGEMAAARPTPGSFSTYAEMAFGSSAGFVLGWLYWFMLIMVLGAEITGAGAIMGAWFGIPGWIPGLICVVFFAVVNLANVRGFGEFEFWFAFIKVAVIIAFLVIGVLLFFGLLPGTSFVGTTHIAESGFLPNGVSGIAAGLLAVAFAFGGIEIVTIAAAEAEDPQRSIAAAVRSVIFRISVFYLGCVTVIILLLPYSQIDGADSAAESPFTQVLKQANIPGAVGFMEAIIVLALLSAFNAQIYATSRLVYSMSTRGEAPRFFAHTNEHAVPNRAVIMSMVFAFVSVGLQVVFDGSSVLVFLLNAVGGCLLVIWLVIALSEIKLRPQMEANNELSVRMWAYPALSWVAVILILGLAVGMLTDSGARQQVIAVVCVTAFLAVLAALTKKSRTAAREAFEPSDSN
- the dapD gene encoding 2,3,4,5-tetrahydropyridine-2,6-dicarboxylate N-succinyltransferase, with the protein product MKFGAQATGIATFNNDTVLDVWFPAPKLIEEGTATSTTTGTIDTDALPEDFTYLADLAVADADRGTTRRLVTATIASLDDAPVDTIDAYLRLHLLSHRLVVPNSINLDGIFGKLNNVAWTNFGPCAVEGFEVTRAKLSRRGPVTVYSIDKFPRMVDYVTPTGVRIGDADRVRLGAHLAEGTTVMHEGFVNFNAGTLGHSMVEGRISQGVIVDDGSDIGGGASIMGTLSGGGKEVVSVGKRCLLGANAGLGISLGDDCVLEAGLYITAGTKCHVALDGVKKTLKARELSGGSNMLFRRNSLSGAVEVVPWAAEKVKLSAELHAN
- a CDS encoding pseudouridine synthase; translated protein: MGRAAGNRDAWWGLEKNRQAAQVDAAAHEREEYIPFEPAIVADTDEFLVVDKPPFLPATPNGRIVANTVQERLRRSLGESEIVAVHRLDLLTSGLLLLSRNPATRARYQQLFQNQEITKEYECLTVMPDDWHAGESREVTLLLDPNPAEHGVKVVETNDPARAAAKNPKLKLAHTTVTFLGPVAADIGDVLASSRGGGATSASIPLHAVGCGCGHCGSRMQVGHWRLQPHTGRTHQLRATMDWLGYPILGEDTYGREVRTQEPSASAGSAPRYTPQLRLTATALAFIDPVTGERCAYRSARNISAPADVPTTVS
- the dapC gene encoding succinyldiaminopimelate transaminase, whose translation is MSAARKRVTPGSLLPQFPWDSLTRAKATVAAHEEGMVNLSVGTPVDEVASIIRQGLSEGAAAPGYPQTVGTPELRAAIVAAMARRYGVTGLESAVNGGNVLPVIGTKEAIGWLPFLLGVGVGHTVVIPELAYPTYEVGVRIAGAELLRADSLTQIGPASPTLMFINSPGNPNGKVLGVEHLRKVVEWARARDVIVASDECYLGLGWTEQPVSILDPRVCDGDFTNLLAIHSLSKTSNMASYRTGWFAGDADLIAELVSVRRHMGLMMPGPIQHATIAALNDDSHEAEQKQRYSDRREILRDALVAAGFRVDDSEGGLYLWVTRGEDCWQTVDWLAERGILVAPGSFYGPKGAQHVRVGLTATLDDIEVAAARIRG
- the fdxA gene encoding ferredoxin, encoding MTYIIAQPCVDVLDRACVEECPVDCIYEGKRMLYIHPDECVDCGACEPVCPVEAIFYEDDVPDEWVEFIDANVDWFDELGSPGGAAKLGPQDFDVPFVAALPPQAED
- the mshB gene encoding N-acetyl-1-D-myo-inositol-2-amino-2-deoxy-alpha-D-glucopyranoside deacetylase translates to MKLLFVHAHPDDESIWTGGLIAAAARSGASVSVVTCTMGELGEVIGAPYQGLVADEADQLGGFRVAELRSALRALGANAPENAPRFLGGAGRWRDSGMAGDKGNEHPRAFVNSGDEAVAQLRTILDELQPDLVITYDADGGYGHPDHIRAHDITVAACGNRFPTLWAVTDREAMAAGLDAITVVPESWQSCDIDDFATVTGHFEVQLDDAAVAAKVEAMRAHATQVWFADGSVSEVNPDAVYGQTDGSGRARAVWAFSNLLCQPVTPTEAYRFGTATAASMEALGELVNIRLLSEPVASVESVPGVDLAAEGSADDE